The following coding sequences are from one Ornithodoros turicata isolate Travis chromosome 1, ASM3712646v1, whole genome shotgun sequence window:
- the LOC135384989 gene encoding uncharacterized protein LOC135384989 yields MSVVTRLGAKKGNSDTDEGDILGDAQNVEHATNEDSSGGSSDREIEKLRLQLEIERIKLAQIQAGGDSGYRPNTEHRSRVGEYARDLRGVLTAMPESEALVPEWFVSVETVFKNFGVPEDIQGTVLLAYLNEKMRAVIARHGNGTILLYPEVKEKVLAELRLTPAEYKRHFYQARKGDSESWGQFLTRLSALFDHYTASRNVKTLDDLRDLILVDRLTYVMSDETRSYVTLADTGKWHRPDKVVEMAENFEETKRGAKQRRTVAPATQRRPPEAREKIVPGKNNAGSRVPMPTREMSGRVVHCYNCKEEGHYARQCPQTSAKQTGSRCNEPRVRQNDSSKLVAKVALLHGDQMSSTIERAKEGVTADLVTLRVGDRVVKARLDSGADITVLKRNIVSFPDSEIESGEIRLRGAFGHTVGAQLMEIPLGIETEDGCGQQVLTLCAVTEELAQGIDALITPHDFEEIRNVNEELGREAAELASMGSIGIEQIKCRETTDEDEVDEEVEQNQNASINVVSSEIDAEPEIRSEESRRFAAEQREDVSLKESWEHAKEGSHGMIVIDGLLYHNDRTDYGDCRQLVLPISRRNEVLTLAHDSPWGGHFSQKKTKQRVKSAFYWPSVATDIKRYCQSCHGCQMFSKARSTDRVPITPLTRPEEPFRVLYMDCIGPLDPPSARGHRYALCIVDLCTRWPEVVPLRSLTAKATCQALVDVFARYGVPETICCDQGTNFTSKLTQELAQRMGVQMRFSTPDHPQSNGLVERWNGTFKAMLRHVVDEEGREWDRYIPCLLWAYREVPNEITGVSPFQLMFGRAPHGPLGILQQTWAGDWTPPTGLNKPAGEYLGQLRERMSKMSREVSERVQSAQEAYAGRYNLRAHAKAFQPGDKVLVLEPESANKMKAKWKGPAEVTERVRPDSYRVKMPDGSERWVHANKLRSYIARVDAVGVIFDEDVEFGEVNTCPVPTTQDCPRVVDNSANQLNAKQKTELDELVAEYHEVFSENPGKCNVGSHHIRLVPGAKLDRGHIYKVPVALRGEVDKQVEELLRWDFIYPVESNVAHPVVCVSKRDGTMRMCVDYRKLNTVTEQDRFPMENITELIYKVSKSRFISVLDMTRGYWQIQMDPESQKYTAFATPSGLYAWNVMPYGLRNSAATFQRVMNGLLRRHRDYTCVYIDDIAIHSNSWEEHVRHLRAVLSTLRESGLTANIKKCRFGEPKVKYLGHWVGSGVHSPDPDNVAAIMKLQLPTDKKGVRSALGMFNYYREYIPNYSELVLPLTNLTNRRVPNKLPWNAEAKKAFEVVKEKLAKIPELVSPDPRHGYTLTTDASEKAVGACLSQRIDGQERPIAFLSKKLSDSQSKWSTIEREAFAIVWALGRLDTWLFGAKIKVLTDHNPLAYLARSSPSSARLTRWSLALQKYELEISHIKGSHNKCADALSRLDF; encoded by the coding sequence ATGTCGGTAGTGACGAGGCTAggcgcaaagaaaggaaactCAGATACAGATGAGGGCGACATTCTTGGCGATGCTCAAAATGTCGAGCATGCAACGAATGAGGATAGCTCCGGAGGAAGTAGCGACAGAGAAATCGAGAAACTACGACTTCAGTTAGAGATTGAAAGGATAAAGCTCGCGCAGATTCAGGCGGGAGGCGACAGCGGCTATAGGCCTAACACGGAACATAGGAGTAGAGTGGGCGAATATGCCAGAGATCTACGTGGGGTTTTGACAGCAATGCCCGAATCAGAAGCTCTAGTGCCTGAGTGGTTCGTTAGTGTCGAAACTGTGTTTAAAAACTTTGGTGTGCCGGAAGATATACAAGGCACGGTACTGTTGGCGTACCTCAATGAAAAAATGAGGGCAGTGATTGCGCGGCACGGCAATGGGACGATTCTTTTGTACCCCGAAGTTAAAGAGAAAGTGCTTGCCGAACTGCGTTTAACGCCGGCCGAATACAAGAGACACTTCTATCAAGCGAGAAAAGGTGACTCGGAGTCGTGGGGCCAGTTTCTGACGAGATTGTCAGCTCTCTTTGACCATTACACGGCGAGCCGTAATGTAAAGACGCTAGACGACTTGAGAGACCTAATTCTGGTCGACAGACTTACGTATGTAATGTCGGATGAAACACGCTCGTACGTAACACTCGCAGACACAGGAAAATGGCACAGGCCCGATAAAGTCGTCGAAATGGCTGAAAACTTCGAAGAAACTAAAAGAGGGGCGAAGCAGCGTAGAACGGTAGCACCGGCGACTCAAAGGCGGCCGCCTGAAGCAAGGGAGAAAATTGTCCCAGGGAAAAACAACGCTGGCAGCCGTGTTCCGATGCCGACACGCGAAATGTCAGGTCGTGTGGTCCATTGCTACAATTGCAAGGAAGAAGGCCATTACGCTAGGCAATGCCCTCAGACTTCAGCAAAACAAACGGGAAGTAGATGTAATGAGCCACGGGTTCGACAGAACGACAGTTCTAAGCTGGTTGCTAAGGTAGCGCTATTGCACGGGGATCAGATGAGCTCGACAATTGAAAGGGCGAAAGAGGGTGTGACCGCAGATCTAGTAACGCTTAGAGTAGGAGACAGAGTTGTCAAAGCTCGTCTTGATTCAGGTGCCGATATAACGGTGCTGAAGCGAAACATTGTTTCGTTTCCTGATAGCGAAATTGAAAGTGGTGAAATAAGACTGAGAGGTGCTTTCGGACACACGGTTGGTGCTCAGCTGATGGAAATACCTCTAGGAATAGAAACAGAGGATGGCTGTGGACAACAGGTTCTAACGTTGTGTGCTGTAACCGAAGAGCTAGCGCAGGGGATAGACGCGTTGATAACACCTCACGATTTTGAGGAGATACGAAATGTAAACGAAGAGCTTGGTAGAGAAGCTGCAGAGTTAGCAAGCATGGGATCGATAGGAATCGAGCAAATAAAATGTCGGGAAACGACTGACGAGGATGAGGTAGATGAGGAAGTAGAGCAAAACCAAAATGCCTCTATTAATGTTGTCAGCAGCGAGATTGATGCTGAACCCGAAATAAGAAGTGAGGAGTCGCGTAGGTTTGCGGCGGAACAAAGAGAGGACGTATCCCTAAAAGAATCCTGGGAACACGCTAAGGAAGGGTCGCACGGCATGATTGTAATCGATGGGTTGTTATACCATAACGACCGCACTGATTATGGTGACTGTAGGCAGTTAGTTTTACCGATATCTCGTAGGAACGAGGTACTGACCCTTGCGCATGACTCTCCATGGGGAGGTCATTTCTCCCAGAAGAAGACCAAACAACGGGTTAAAAGTGCTTTCTATTGGCCTTCGGTGGCAACGGATATAAAAAGGTATTGTCAATCATGTCACGGGTGCCAAATGTTCTCTAAAGCCAGGAGTACCGATCGCGTCCCGATCACTCCGTTGACTAGACCTGAGGAGCCGTTCAGAGTGTTGTACATGGACTGTATTGGGCCCCTAGATCCCCCGTCAGCACGTGGGCATCGATATGCGCTGTGTATAGTAGATCTTTGCACGCGGTGGCCCGAAGTTGTACCGCTTAGGTCTCTAACGGCTAAGGCTACATGTCAGGCATTGGTTGATGTGTTCGCGCGATATGGCGTGCCCGAGACCATCTGTTGTGACCAAGGGACAAACTTCACCAGTAAGCTGACGCAGGAGTTAGCACAGAGAATGGGAGTACAGATGAGATTTTCGACTCCCGATCACCCCCAGAGCAACGGACTCGTTGAACGTTGGAATGGGACGTTCAAAGCGATGCTACGTCATGTTGTAGACGAGGAGGGCAGAGAATGGGACCGTTATATCCCGTGCCTCCTATGGGCATACAGGGAGGTACCGAATGAAATTACAGGAGTGTCACCATTTCAGTTGATGTTTGGTAGAGCTCCGCATGGTCCTCTCGGCATCTTGCAGCAAACATGGGCGGGCGATTGGACGCCACCGACAGGGCTAAACAAGCCGGCGGGAGAATATCTAGGTCAGCTCCGCGAGCGAATGTCTAAAATGTCCAGGGAGGTATCCGAAAGGGTGCAGAGCGCACAGGAGGCGTACGCAGGTAGATACAACTTGAGGGCGCACGCGAAAGCATTTCAACCCGGCGACAAAGTGCTGGTACTCGAGCCTGAATCCGCAAACAAAATGAAAGCAAAATGGAAAGGTCCGGCGGAAGTAACGGAAAGGGTAAGACCTGATAGTTACAGGGTGAAAATGCCTGATGGTAGCGAACGCTGGGTTCATGCGAATAAATTGAGGAGTTATATTGCTCGTGTTGACGCGGTAGGAGTTATATTCGACGAAGACGTTGAATTTGGAGAAGTAAACACGTGTCCAGTTCCTACAACACAAGACTGCCCCAGAGTAGTAGATAATTCCGCGAATCAGCTAAACGCTAAACAAAAGACAGAATTGGACGAGTTGGTAGCGGAATACCACGAGGTGTTCAGTGAGAATCCGGGAAAATGTAATGTAGGGAGCCATCACATACGCTTGGTTCCTGGAGCAAAGCTTGATAGGGGCCACATTTATAAAGTACCGGTAGCATTGAGGGGCGAAGTTGACAAGCAGGTTGAGGAATTGCTACGATGGGACTTCATATACCCTGTCGAGAGTAATGTTGCGCACCCCGTGGTATGCGTATCGAAAAGGGATGGCACCATGCGCATGTGCGTCGATTACCGGAAATTAAATACAGTCACAGAACAGGATCGCTTCCCCATGGAAAACATAACTGAACTTATCTATAAAGTGTCAAAGTCGCGCTTCATATCTGTATTAGATATGACAagagggtactggcaaattcaGATGGACCCTGAATCGCAGAAATACACTGCCTTTGCCACCCCTAGTGGTCTCTATGCGTGGAATGTGATGCCTTATGGGCTTCGGAACTCGGCTGCCACATTTCAGCGAGTGATGAATGGTTTACTAAGGCGCCATAGAGATTACACGTGCGTGTATATTGATGACATTGCAATTCATTCCAATTCATGGGAGGAACACGTCCGACATTTGCGGGCAGTTCTCAGTACACTCAGGGAGAGTGGTCTAACTGCGAATATAAAGAAATGTCGATTTGGAGAGCCGAAAGTTAAATACTTAGGTCATTGGGTCGGTTCCGGCGTACATTCACCGGACCCGGATAATGTCGCGGCCATAATGAAATTGCAGCTGCCGACTGACAAGAAAGGGGTAAGAAGTGCGCTGGGTATGTTCAACTATTATAGGGAATACATACCTAACTATTCAGAACTAGTACTCCCGTTGACCAACTTGACCAATCGGCGCGTACCAAATAAGCTGCCATGGAATGCCGAAGCAAAGAAGGCGTTTGAGGTGGTGAAGGAGAAGCTGGCTAAGATCCCAGAGCTGGTGTCACCAGACCCGCGTCACGGATATACCTTGACCACGGATGCATCTGAAAAAGCTGTGGGTGCATGCCTGTCCCAGAGAATTGACGGTCAGGAGAGACCAATTGCCTTCCTGAGCAAGAAGCTGTCCGATTCACAATCAAAATGGTCAACAATTGAGAGGGAGGCATTTGCCATAGTATGGGCACTCGGGCGTCTGGATACGTGGCTGTTTGGGGCAAAGATAAAGGTGCTCACCGATCACAATCCCCTGGCATATTTGGCACGCTCATCTCCTAGCAGCGCACGCCTAACGCGCTGGTCTCTCGCGCTCCAGAAATATGAGCTAGAAATTTCCCATATAAAGGGATCGCACAATAAATGTGCCGACGCGTTGTCGCGGTTAGATTTTTAG